The DNA window GGCAGGTACCCCTTGAGGACGAGTTCAGAGGGGCCGGCGCACTCCGTTCGGTCATGGGGCGGCTGCTTCACTCCATGGCGAGGCTGTTTCCCATGCATCCGAAGTGGAGAGTCTGGATTCACCGCTGGCGTGGGGTGAAAATCGGTGACGGCGTCTTCATCGGCTCTGAGGTGTTTATCGACAACACTTATCCTGAGAGCATCGAGATCCAGGATTATGCGGCGATTGCCTCGGGCAGCATGATCATCGGACACTTCATCATGCCGGTCCATTTCAGGAAGGTCCTGGGGGAAAATCGTCCCGTCCGAAAAGGGGTCTTACTAAAGAAAGGGTGTTACATCGGGCCCAGGGCCATTATCACCGACGGCGTAACCATTGGTGAGTGCGCCGTAATCGGAGCGGGATCCGTGGTCACGCAAGAAATCCCCGACTACTCCGTGGCCGCCGGAGTTCCAGCCAGGGTGCTGCGGTCATTCTCCAAAGAAAAAATCGAATTTATGGATGAGTGATTCTCAACCTAGAAACCAGGGGGTTGATGAAGCCATTGATTGAAATATTTTGCAATGAACCTGAATAATCCAAAAACACGAACCCAGTGGCCTGGCTGGATGCCGTTGCTCGTGTTGTCAATCAGCTTCTCGATATGTTACGCAACAACGCTAACGGGTCTTTTCAGCATCTGGACCACCAATGAAGACTATTCCTACGCCCTTCTCATTCCTGTCG is part of the Deltaproteobacteria bacterium genome and encodes:
- a CDS encoding acyltransferase, whose amino-acid sequence is MITGQVPLEDEFRGAGALRSVMGRLLHSMARLFPMHPKWRVWIHRWRGVKIGDGVFIGSEVFIDNTYPESIEIQDYAAIASGSMIIGHFIMPVHFRKVLGENRPVRKGVLLKKGCYIGPRAIITDGVTIGECAVIGAGSVVTQEIPDYSVAAGVPARVLRSFSKEKIEFMDE